The Streptomyces sp. NBC_01255 genome window below encodes:
- a CDS encoding tRNA (adenine-N1)-methyltransferase yields MSEPTGAARRRGPFKVGDQVQLTDPKGRHYTFTLEEGKNFHTHKGSFPHDELIGAPEGSVVRTTGNVAYLALRPLLPDYVLSMPRGAAVVYPKDAGQILAFADIFPGARVVEAGVGSGSLSSFLLRAIGDSGMLHSYERREDFAEIAKGNVERYFGGPHPAWQLTVGDLQDNLSDTDVDRVILDMLAPWECLEAVSKALVPGGILCCYVATTTQLARTVESIREFGCYAEPQPWESMIRNWHVEGLAVRPDHRMIGHTGFLVTARRLADGVEPPMRRRRPAKGAYGEDYEGPNKG; encoded by the coding sequence ATGTCCGAACCGACCGGTGCCGCCCGCCGACGCGGGCCCTTCAAGGTCGGGGACCAGGTTCAGCTGACCGACCCCAAGGGCCGTCACTACACGTTCACGCTCGAAGAGGGAAAGAACTTCCACACCCACAAGGGTTCTTTCCCGCACGACGAACTGATCGGCGCCCCCGAGGGCAGCGTTGTCCGCACCACCGGAAACGTCGCCTACCTCGCGCTGCGCCCCCTGCTCCCCGACTATGTCCTGTCCATGCCCCGCGGCGCCGCCGTGGTCTACCCCAAGGACGCGGGGCAGATCCTGGCCTTCGCCGACATCTTCCCCGGCGCGCGCGTCGTGGAAGCGGGAGTGGGCTCGGGCTCGCTGAGCAGCTTCCTCCTGCGCGCCATCGGAGACAGCGGCATGCTGCACTCCTACGAGCGCCGCGAGGACTTCGCCGAGATCGCGAAGGGCAACGTCGAGCGTTACTTCGGCGGCCCCCACCCGGCCTGGCAGCTGACCGTCGGCGACCTCCAGGACAACCTGTCCGACACGGACGTCGACCGCGTCATCCTGGACATGCTCGCTCCCTGGGAGTGCCTGGAGGCCGTCTCCAAGGCCCTGGTCCCCGGCGGCATCCTCTGCTGCTACGTGGCGACCACCACCCAGCTCGCGCGCACCGTGGAGTCCATCCGCGAGTTCGGCTGCTACGCCGAGCCGCAGCCCTGGGAGTCCATGATCCGCAACTGGCACGTCGAGGGTCTCGCCGTCCGGCCCGATCACCGCATGATCGGCCACACCGGCTTCCTCGTCACCGCCCGCCGCCTGGCGGACGGCGTCGAGCCCCCGATGCGCCGCCGCCGCCCCGCCAAGGGCGCGTACGGCGAGGACTACGAAGGCCCCAACAAGGGCTGA
- a CDS encoding ferredoxin: MTVQNEAPATGVEEALEVWIDQDLCTGDGICAQYAPEVFELDIDGLAYVKSADDELLQDSGATTPVPLPLLQDVVDSAKECPGDCIHVRRVADKVEVYGPDAE, translated from the coding sequence ATGACCGTGCAGAACGAGGCCCCGGCTACGGGCGTCGAAGAGGCGCTGGAGGTCTGGATCGATCAGGACCTGTGCACCGGGGACGGGATCTGCGCGCAGTACGCTCCCGAGGTCTTCGAGCTGGACATCGACGGGCTCGCGTATGTGAAGAGCGCCGACGACGAGCTGCTCCAGGACAGCGGGGCGACGACGCCGGTGCCGCTGCCGCTGCTCCAGGACGTGGTGGACTCGGCGAAGGAGTGCCCGGGCGACTGCATCCACGTGCGCCGGGTCGCCGACAAGGTCGAGGTGTACGGCCCCGACGCGGAGTGA
- the arc gene encoding proteasome ATPase has translation MAAHDDDINRGIRPGRGSEDPAGQVAYLEQEIAVLRRKLADSPRHTRILEERIVELQTNLAGVSAQNERLANTLREARDQIVALKEEVDRLAQPPAGFGVFLQANEDGTCDIFTGGRKLRVNVSPSVELEELRRGQEVMLNEALNVVEAMEYERAGDIVTLKEILEDGERALVVGHTDEERVVRLAEPLLDVTIRPGDALLLDARSGYVYEVIPKSEVEELVLEEVPDVDYDKIGGLGNQIELIRDAVELPYLYPDLFKEHELRPPKGILLYGPPGCGKTLIAKAVANSLAKKVAEVTGQPAGKSYFLNIKGPELLNKYVGETERHIRLVFQRAREKASEGTPVIVFFDEMESLFRTRGSGVSSDVENTIVPQLLAEIDGVEGLENVIVIGASNREDMIDPAILRPGRLDVKIKIERPDAEAAKDIFAKYLTATLPLHTDDISEHSGSKAAAAHGMIQSVVEQMYAESEENRFLEVTYANGDKEVLYFKDFNSGAMIQNIVDRAKKMAIKAFLDHNQKGIRVSHLLQACVDEFKENEDLPNTTNPDDWARISGKKGERIVFIRTLVTGKQGADTGRSIDTVANTGQYL, from the coding sequence GTGGCAGCCCACGACGACGACATCAACCGCGGCATCCGGCCCGGGCGAGGGTCTGAGGACCCCGCCGGACAGGTTGCCTATCTCGAGCAGGAAATCGCCGTCCTGCGCCGCAAGCTCGCCGACTCTCCGCGACACACGAGGATTCTCGAAGAGCGGATCGTCGAGCTGCAGACGAACCTGGCCGGCGTGTCCGCGCAGAACGAGCGGCTCGCCAATACGCTCCGTGAGGCCCGCGACCAGATCGTGGCCCTCAAGGAGGAGGTCGACCGGCTCGCACAGCCGCCGGCCGGCTTCGGTGTCTTCCTGCAGGCCAACGAGGACGGCACGTGCGACATCTTCACCGGGGGCCGCAAGCTCCGGGTGAACGTGAGCCCCAGCGTCGAGCTCGAAGAGCTCCGGCGTGGCCAGGAAGTCATGCTCAACGAAGCGCTCAACGTGGTCGAGGCCATGGAGTACGAGCGTGCCGGGGACATCGTCACCCTCAAGGAGATCCTCGAGGACGGCGAGCGCGCCCTGGTGGTCGGGCACACCGACGAGGAGCGGGTGGTGAGGCTCGCCGAGCCTCTGCTGGACGTCACCATCCGTCCCGGCGACGCCCTGCTGCTCGACGCCAGGTCGGGCTACGTCTACGAGGTCATCCCCAAGAGCGAGGTCGAAGAGCTCGTTCTGGAAGAGGTCCCGGACGTCGACTACGACAAGATCGGCGGTCTGGGCAACCAGATCGAGCTGATCCGCGACGCGGTCGAGCTCCCGTACCTCTATCCCGACCTCTTCAAGGAGCACGAACTCCGACCGCCCAAGGGCATCCTGCTCTACGGGCCGCCGGGCTGCGGCAAGACGCTGATCGCGAAGGCCGTGGCCAACTCACTGGCCAAGAAGGTCGCCGAGGTGACCGGCCAGCCCGCGGGGAAGTCCTACTTCCTCAACATCAAGGGGCCCGAGCTCCTCAACAAGTACGTGGGCGAGACCGAGCGGCACATCCGCCTCGTCTTCCAGCGTGCGAGGGAGAAGGCGAGCGAGGGCACCCCCGTCATCGTCTTCTTCGACGAGATGGAATCCCTCTTCCGCACCCGCGGATCCGGTGTCAGCTCGGACGTGGAGAACACCATCGTCCCCCAGCTGCTCGCCGAGATCGACGGTGTGGAGGGCCTGGAGAACGTCATCGTCATCGGCGCCTCCAACCGCGAGGACATGATCGACCCCGCGATCCTGCGGCCCGGCCGGCTCGACGTCAAGATCAAGATCGAGCGTCCGGACGCGGAGGCCGCGAAGGACATCTTCGCGAAGTACCTCACGGCCACCCTGCCGCTCCACACGGACGACATTTCCGAGCACAGCGGCTCGAAGGCCGCCGCCGCCCACGGAATGATCCAGTCGGTCGTCGAGCAGATGTACGCGGAATCCGAGGAGAACCGCTTCCTCGAAGTCACGTACGCCAACGGCGACAAGGAAGTCCTCTACTTCAAGGACTTCAACTCCGGCGCGATGATCCAGAACATCGTCGACCGGGCCAAGAAGATGGCCATCAAGGCCTTCCTCGACCACAACCAGAAGGGCATCCGGGTCTCCCACCTCCTCCAGGCCTGCGTGGACGAGTTCAAGGAGAACGAGGACCTGCCCAACACCACCAACCCCGACGACTGGGCCAGGATCTCCGGAAAGAAGGGCGAGCGGATCGTCTTCATCCGCACGCTCGTCACCGGAAAGCAGGGCGCGGACACGGGACGCTCCATCGACACGGTGGCCAACACCGGTCAGTACCTGTAA
- the dop gene encoding depupylase/deamidase Dop, which translates to MTVRRVMGIETEYGISVPGHPNANAMLTSSQIVNAYAAAMHRARRARWDFEEENPLRDARGFDLAREAADSSQLTDEDIGLANVILTNGARLYVDHAHPEYSSPEVTNPRDAVLWDKAGERIMAEAAVRAAQLPGAQPIHLYKNNTDNKGASYGTHENYLMKRETPFSDIVRHLTPFFVSRQVVTGAGRVGIGQDGREHGFQISQRADYFEVEVGLETTLKRPIINTRDEPHADAERYRRLHVIIGDANLSEISTYLKLGTTALVLSMIEDGFITVDLAVDQPVRTLHQVSHDPTLQYLVTLRSGRTLTAVQLQMEYFELARKYVEERYGSDADEQTKDVLTRWEDTLNRLENDPMSLSGELDWIAKLELMEGYRRRDGLEWDAARLHLVDLQYADVRPEKGLYNRLAARGRMKRLLDETEVRQAETAPPEDTRAYFRGRCLEQYADDVAAASWDSVIFDLPGRDSLQRVPTMEPLRGTKAHVKALLDRCRTAEELVRVLSGG; encoded by the coding sequence ATGACCGTACGGCGAGTAATGGGCATCGAGACGGAGTACGGGATCTCCGTCCCCGGGCACCCGAACGCCAATGCCATGCTCACCTCGTCCCAGATCGTCAACGCCTACGCGGCGGCGATGCACCGGGCGCGCCGCGCCCGCTGGGACTTCGAGGAGGAGAATCCGCTGCGGGACGCCCGCGGCTTCGACCTCGCCCGCGAGGCCGCAGACTCCAGCCAGCTCACCGACGAGGACATCGGCCTCGCCAATGTGATCCTCACCAACGGGGCCCGGCTCTACGTGGACCACGCCCACCCCGAGTACAGCTCGCCGGAGGTCACGAACCCGCGGGACGCCGTCCTCTGGGACAAGGCCGGCGAGCGGATCATGGCCGAGGCGGCCGTCCGTGCCGCCCAGCTCCCCGGAGCCCAGCCGATCCACCTCTACAAGAACAACACCGACAACAAGGGCGCCTCCTACGGCACGCACGAGAACTACCTGATGAAGCGGGAGACCCCCTTCTCGGACATCGTGCGCCACCTGACCCCCTTCTTCGTGTCCCGCCAGGTCGTGACCGGGGCGGGCCGCGTCGGCATCGGGCAGGACGGCCGGGAGCACGGCTTCCAGATCAGTCAGCGGGCCGACTACTTCGAGGTCGAGGTGGGTCTGGAGACCACCCTCAAGCGGCCCATCATCAACACGCGCGACGAGCCGCACGCGGACGCCGAGCGGTACCGGCGCCTGCACGTGATCATCGGGGACGCGAACCTCTCGGAGATCTCGACCTACCTCAAGCTCGGCACGACCGCCCTGGTCCTGTCGATGATCGAGGACGGGTTCATCACCGTGGACCTCGCCGTCGACCAGCCGGTCAGGACGCTCCACCAGGTCTCGCACGACCCGACCCTCCAGTACCTGGTCACGCTCCGCAGCGGCCGGACGCTCACCGCGGTCCAGTTGCAGATGGAGTACTTCGAGCTGGCCAGGAAGTACGTGGAGGAGCGGTACGGCTCGGACGCGGACGAGCAGACGAAGGACGTCCTCACGCGCTGGGAGGACACCCTCAACCGGCTCGAGAACGACCCGATGAGCCTCTCCGGCGAGCTCGACTGGATCGCCAAGCTGGAGCTCATGGAGGGGTACCGGCGCCGCGACGGCCTGGAGTGGGACGCGGCCCGCCTGCACCTGGTGGACCTCCAGTACGCGGACGTGCGGCCCGAGAAGGGGCTGTACAACCGTCTGGCGGCCCGGGGGCGCATGAAGCGACTCCTGGACGAGACCGAGGTGCGGCAGGCCGAGACGGCGCCTCCGGAGGACACCAGGGCCTACTTCCGGGGCCGCTGCCTGGAGCAGTACGCCGACGACGTCGCCGCGGCCTCCTGGGACTCGGTGATCTTCGACCTGCCGGGCCGGGACTCGCTCCAGCGCGTCCCGACGATGGAGCCGCTGCGCGGCACCAAAGCCCATGTGAAGGCGCTCCTGGACCGCTGCCGGACGGCGGAGGAACTCGTGCGCGTGCTGTCCGGCGGATGA
- a CDS encoding ubiquitin-like protein Pup, translating to MATKDTGGGQQKATRSTEEVEETTTEASSDLQERQEKLSDDVDSVLDEIDDVLESNAEEFVRSFVQKGGE from the coding sequence ATGGCGACCAAGGACACCGGCGGCGGACAGCAGAAGGCGACGCGATCCACGGAGGAGGTCGAAGAGACCACCACGGAGGCGAGCTCCGATCTCCAGGAGCGCCAGGAGAAGCTGAGCGACGACGTGGACTCCGTGCTGGACGAGATCGACGACGTCCTCGAGTCCAACGCGGAGGAGTTCGTTCGTAGCTTCGTCCAGAAGGGCGGCGAGTAG